One Petrotoga sp. 9PW.55.5.1 genomic window carries:
- the ortA gene encoding 2-amino-4-oxopentanoate thiolase subunit OrtA, with product MNAHKGDWVQIHFIALKPEERSPHLPEDTKKVPFEIRIKGFLEEGKAQIGDTVTIKTPIGRLVKGTLEKINPKYEHNFGDPIPELLKINKDDLLDGDKDD from the coding sequence ATGAATGCGCATAAAGGTGACTGGGTTCAAATTCATTTTATTGCCTTAAAACCTGAAGAAAGGTCTCCTCATTTACCTGAAGACACAAAAAAAGTCCCGTTTGAAATTAGAATTAAAGGCTTTTTAGAAGAAGGCAAAGCACAAATAGGAGACACAGTAACTATTAAAACACCAATAGGAAGATTAGTTAAAGGAACTTTGGAAAAAATAAATCCGAAGTATGAACATAACTTTGGAGATCCCATTCCAGAACTTTTAAAAATAAACAAAGATGATTTGCTAGATGGTGATAAAGATGACTAA
- the ord gene encoding 2,4-diaminopentanoate dehydrogenase, producing the protein MYRVAVWGFGAMGSGIARNILSKVNMKLVGVHDKRKEYIGKDVGELLNIGNINIKVFDNPLKMIEETNPDLVVIATHSFISVVKDQIISVLKKNVNVITIAEEMSYPYYTDPYAANEIDHVAKRHSVTVLGTGVNPGFVLDTLIITLTGACLNVEKINASRINDLSPFGPTVMETQGVGTTPQEFEEGIKNGKIVGHIGFQQSIRMIAKALGWKIDKIIEKREPIISNVVRETKYIKVEPGMVAGCKHTAKAYMNDEVVIDLEHPQQILPEKENVQTGDYINIKGDPDISMSIKPEIPGGKGTVAIATNMIESVIESKPGLLTMADLPIPRALLKGDTFFEGGY; encoded by the coding sequence TTGTATAGAGTAGCAGTTTGGGGTTTTGGAGCTATGGGAAGTGGAATAGCTCGTAATATTCTTAGTAAAGTAAATATGAAATTGGTAGGAGTACACGATAAAAGGAAAGAATACATTGGCAAAGATGTTGGAGAATTATTGAATATAGGAAATATAAATATCAAAGTATTTGATAACCCTTTAAAAATGATCGAAGAAACCAATCCTGATTTGGTTGTAATAGCGACACACTCTTTTATTTCTGTAGTAAAAGATCAAATAATTTCTGTACTGAAAAAAAATGTAAATGTAATTACTATCGCCGAAGAAATGTCTTACCCATATTATACAGATCCTTATGCAGCAAATGAAATAGATCACGTTGCAAAAAGACACAGCGTAACTGTTTTAGGGACAGGTGTTAACCCCGGATTTGTACTTGATACACTTATCATAACTTTAACGGGAGCTTGCTTAAACGTTGAAAAAATAAATGCCTCTAGAATCAACGATCTTTCACCTTTTGGCCCCACAGTTATGGAAACTCAGGGAGTTGGAACAACACCTCAAGAATTTGAAGAAGGAATAAAAAATGGAAAAATTGTTGGCCATATAGGATTTCAACAATCAATAAGGATGATAGCAAAAGCATTAGGTTGGAAGATAGATAAAATCATTGAAAAAAGAGAACCCATAATATCAAATGTCGTTAGAGAAACTAAGTATATAAAAGTTGAACCTGGAATGGTAGCTGGTTGTAAACACACTGCAAAAGCGTATATGAACGATGAAGTTGTGATTGATTTAGAGCATCCGCAACAAATACTTCCAGAAAAGGAAAATGTCCAAACTGGAGATTACATAAATATAAAGGGAGACCCTGATATCTCAATGTCAATAAAACCTGAAATCCCTGGTGGAAAAGGTACTGTAGCTATAGCAACAAATATGATCGAATCAGTAATAGAATCAAAGCCTGGATTATTAACTATGGCAGATTTACCTATACCAAGGGCTTTATTAAAAGGAGATACATTTTTTGAAGGAGGTTATTAA
- a CDS encoding ornithine aminomutase subunit alpha: protein MKERPDDFNERSKKLKNMTDEELDNYFWELVGKVVDPLVDLAQTHTSPSIERSVLLRMGFNSLQAKALVEKIGEHNLLSKGAGNIVYQLSKSKNMEIIDTGKALINDQYWEDVEKIFEGGETNETSTK, encoded by the coding sequence ATGAAAGAAAGACCCGACGACTTCAATGAAAGATCCAAAAAGCTTAAGAATATGACAGATGAAGAATTAGACAATTACTTTTGGGAATTAGTCGGCAAAGTAGTTGACCCTTTGGTTGATTTAGCTCAAACACATACCTCTCCCTCCATAGAAAGATCCGTGTTACTAAGGATGGGTTTCAACTCACTTCAAGCAAAAGCTTTGGTAGAAAAAATAGGGGAACATAACCTTCTTTCAAAAGGTGCTGGTAACATTGTTTACCAACTTTCTAAATCAAAAAACATGGAAATAATAGACACAGGAAAAGCGTTAATAAACGATCAATATTGGGAAGATGTAGAAAAGATCTTCGAAGGTGGTGAAACTAATGAAACTTCAACCAAATGA
- a CDS encoding methyl-accepting chemotaxis protein produces the protein MKLRSKIVTLILLISALPMIILITYSSVNYGNILREDVEQIIKVNNGQIANFLDQYIKDLEKVVSSLSIDPDVINLLSQSNEERARMYQKLQNYIEIYPEFISVYVGSKDGKIFIRPIESENQIPSNFDPRDRPWYKSAIQNRENVVISDPYLDVVSGDTLVAISKTVKDTKNEIVGVVGIDLSMSKVYEIINQNLGYDETIFVINENGQIIFHPSNEKIGQNISKESYFKNITKSRGAFVNENILFSYNKIPGLNWTVLTQANTDNLYNEVRNVTQTTLIIFIVVAVLAIIAGILFALNIITKPINKMKEYINKLGEGDLSNSLKIDSKDEIGDMANSLNKAIGAWKTSIESIREGSLKIDSSALELFNISKNTTQSAENLSEKATEISENAEDTSASVEQVTSGIQEISAAAQNVSKSAQELNTAASETENLATNGLESIKLIVDTINNAVQQSKKTQNVVKALIQRSENIGKIVNTINTITEQTNLLALNAAIEAARAGEAGRGFAVVADEIRGLAEESKDATSQIENMLEGIKNSTNVVDTSTNETVKMIDNINNQMQGINERFQEILEMVKNLNSGIDNLTATSQEQSASTEEMSSAMDRVAQAVTSISESLTEITKLINNQKEYAKNIEKNSQELSSLSEELSEKLKIFRL, from the coding sequence TTGAAATTAAGATCAAAAATTGTTACTTTAATACTTTTGATTTCAGCCTTACCAATGATTATCTTGATAACTTATTCATCTGTAAATTATGGGAATATTTTAAGAGAAGACGTGGAGCAAATAATAAAAGTAAATAACGGTCAAATAGCAAATTTTTTAGATCAGTATATAAAAGATTTAGAAAAAGTTGTTTCTTCATTATCTATTGATCCTGATGTAATTAATTTACTCAGTCAAAGTAACGAAGAAAGAGCCAGAATGTATCAAAAGCTACAAAATTACATTGAAATTTATCCCGAGTTTATATCTGTTTACGTAGGTTCAAAAGATGGTAAAATATTTATCAGACCTATTGAATCTGAAAATCAAATTCCTTCAAACTTCGACCCACGAGATAGGCCGTGGTATAAAAGCGCTATTCAAAATCGGGAAAATGTTGTAATCTCAGATCCATATTTAGATGTAGTTTCTGGTGATACGTTAGTTGCTATTTCAAAGACTGTAAAAGATACTAAAAACGAAATAGTAGGCGTCGTTGGAATAGACCTTTCAATGTCCAAAGTTTACGAAATAATAAATCAAAATCTAGGATATGATGAAACTATTTTTGTCATAAACGAAAATGGTCAGATTATTTTTCACCCATCAAACGAAAAGATAGGACAAAACATTTCAAAAGAAAGTTACTTTAAAAATATAACCAAATCAAGAGGTGCTTTTGTTAATGAAAATATACTATTCTCATATAACAAAATACCCGGTTTAAATTGGACGGTTTTAACACAAGCAAACACTGATAATTTATACAATGAAGTAAGAAATGTCACACAAACAACTTTAATTATATTTATTGTAGTAGCAGTTTTAGCAATTATAGCCGGAATCTTATTTGCACTAAACATCATTACGAAACCTATAAACAAAATGAAAGAATACATAAATAAATTAGGAGAAGGAGATTTATCAAATTCCCTCAAAATAGATTCCAAAGATGAGATAGGAGATATGGCAAATTCTTTAAATAAAGCTATCGGTGCTTGGAAAACTTCTATAGAATCAATTAGAGAAGGATCTTTAAAGATCGACAGCTCTGCTTTAGAATTATTCAATATATCCAAAAATACTACACAATCAGCAGAAAACTTATCTGAAAAGGCAACTGAAATCAGCGAAAATGCTGAAGATACGTCCGCCTCAGTAGAGCAAGTTACATCTGGTATTCAAGAAATATCTGCAGCAGCACAAAATGTATCTAAATCAGCTCAAGAGTTAAACACAGCAGCATCTGAAACCGAAAATTTAGCCACCAATGGATTAGAATCAATAAAACTAATTGTTGACACAATAAATAATGCTGTTCAACAATCTAAAAAGACTCAGAACGTTGTAAAAGCATTAATTCAAAGATCAGAAAATATTGGTAAGATAGTGAATACCATAAATACCATAACCGAACAAACCAATCTTTTGGCCTTAAATGCCGCAATAGAAGCTGCAAGAGCAGGTGAAGCAGGAAGAGGTTTTGCAGTAGTTGCTGATGAGATAAGAGGCTTGGCAGAGGAATCAAAAGATGCAACTTCTCAAATAGAAAATATGCTTGAAGGAATTAAAAATAGTACAAATGTAGTAGACACTTCTACAAATGAAACAGTTAAAATGATCGATAATATTAATAATCAAATGCAAGGCATAAACGAAAGATTCCAAGAGATTTTAGAAATGGTTAAAAATCTCAACAGCGGGATAGATAACTTAACAGCAACTTCCCAAGAACAAAGTGCAAGCACTGAAGAAATGAGTTCTGCAATGGATAGAGTAGCTCAGGCAGTTACTTCTATAAGTGAAAGTTTAACAGAAATAACAAAGCTAATAAACAATCAGAAAGAATATGCGAAAAATATTGAAAAAAATTCTCAAGAATTGTCTAGTCTGTCAGAAGAGCTATCTGAAAAATTAAAAATCTTTAGATTATAG
- the ortB gene encoding 2-amino-4-oxopentanoate thiolase subunit OrtB, with the protein MTKNYKEIMNRQVEIIKKSVGLDYSKYEIEGIAFDYEKMMEEAGYSIQEIQKIQKETGVGNTPLVELKNINKLIKKLSKPGKGARIFIKDEQTNPSGSFKDRRASISVYRAKEMGYKGVIAATSGNYGAAVASQAAKRGLKSIIVQECFDSRGVGQPEILEKERSCAAYGSEVIQVSVGPELFYYTLLLLDETGYFDASLYSPFAIAGIETLGWEIAHQSKEIIGKFPDVVVSTHAGGGLTTGTARGLKKAGANSTKIIGASIDLRRLHMASDKDFNRKFFTTGHTGFGIPFAVFPDRSDVPRNAARVLRYMDRYVLVTQGEVFYMTELLAKLEGLQRGPAGNTSLAAAFALAKEMNENETIVVNETEYTGAGKLPSAQLTFAKENGIKIIIGDPIKDDKPGENIVIPQNPSQIDYIEIPMTQLKESYIKQLFKRLSKKELSQKEKKFIAEDIRENLEFLEKLIEKIKEESE; encoded by the coding sequence ATGACTAAAAATTACAAAGAAATAATGAATAGGCAAGTAGAAATCATTAAAAAATCTGTAGGTCTTGACTATAGCAAATATGAAATCGAGGGAATAGCTTTTGATTATGAAAAGATGATGGAAGAAGCAGGATACTCAATCCAAGAAATTCAAAAGATTCAAAAAGAAACGGGAGTAGGAAACACTCCTTTAGTAGAACTAAAAAATATAAACAAACTGATCAAAAAATTATCAAAACCAGGAAAAGGCGCAAGAATATTTATAAAAGATGAACAAACTAATCCTTCAGGATCTTTCAAAGACAGGCGCGCATCAATCAGTGTTTATAGAGCAAAAGAAATGGGATACAAAGGAGTCATTGCAGCGACAAGTGGAAATTATGGAGCAGCAGTAGCTTCTCAAGCAGCAAAAAGAGGTTTAAAATCAATTATAGTCCAAGAATGTTTTGACTCTCGTGGTGTTGGCCAACCTGAAATATTAGAAAAAGAAAGATCTTGTGCAGCATATGGAAGTGAGGTTATTCAAGTAAGTGTAGGGCCAGAACTATTTTATTATACTTTGCTGCTTCTTGATGAAACAGGCTACTTCGATGCATCATTATACTCTCCTTTCGCAATAGCTGGAATAGAAACTCTAGGGTGGGAAATAGCTCATCAAAGTAAGGAAATCATTGGAAAATTCCCAGATGTTGTTGTAAGTACTCATGCAGGAGGAGGATTAACAACAGGAACAGCAAGAGGATTGAAAAAAGCGGGCGCTAATTCAACAAAGATAATAGGTGCAAGTATAGATTTAAGGAGATTGCACATGGCTTCAGATAAAGATTTTAATAGAAAGTTTTTCACAACTGGGCACACAGGATTTGGAATACCCTTCGCAGTTTTTCCTGATAGATCAGACGTTCCAAGAAACGCTGCAAGAGTTTTAAGATACATGGATAGATACGTTCTAGTAACACAAGGAGAAGTTTTCTATATGACGGAACTTTTAGCAAAGCTTGAAGGATTGCAAAGAGGACCTGCTGGGAACACTTCTTTAGCAGCTGCTTTTGCACTGGCAAAAGAAATGAATGAAAATGAAACAATAGTAGTTAACGAAACAGAATACACTGGTGCTGGAAAACTCCCAAGTGCTCAGCTAACCTTTGCAAAAGAAAATGGTATAAAAATAATAATAGGAGATCCAATAAAAGATGATAAACCGGGTGAAAATATAGTCATTCCCCAAAATCCTTCACAAATAGATTATATTGAAATTCCAATGACTCAGTTAAAAGAATCATACATAAAGCAACTTTTCAAAAGATTAAGCAAAAAAGAACTCTCTCAAAAAGAGAAGAAATTTATAGCAGAAGATATTAGAGAAAATCTCGAATTCTTAGAAAAGTTGATCGAAAAGATAAAGGAGGAATCTGAATGA